In the Arthrobacter zhaoxinii genome, one interval contains:
- a CDS encoding HNH endonuclease, which produces MDQLGNTGRTTEEPGSEDQQPTGQTGEADASRKPCTLSVYRAELAAQSSGTADASTDTSAATPEDGTRSAENPVPDAGPRLVDPSVTEPADPGGPTAADSGADASTAGASEAGIPAEGYPDGFTGTLALQNLESFDEQMVGEALSRMAHAMSWVQAQEARLVNRMKEIFRDDFHAASGRLEPGMAFNLAASECAAILNVPQVTGQRLMFEAGMLCGTHTATLAALEEGQLSYQHAQVVLDQCENVPTEKLPGFEADLLKAAEGKTRAQFACKARRLREMKFPDTVSKRHLTAFENRKVTLDREEDGMSCLSAYLRAEEAQQVYTTLSTAARGEQAAGDSRSTDQLRADILAQLLMGGLRSGSGGTTDGGGQAAGKASAGGTRAAGAGGTGCDDGSVVPRAEIMVLINAETLFGADDKPAELHGYGPISAEAARRLARNAAGWTGLAQDPETGEILGVGRRRKVPAGLRRWLRARDGTCRFPGCRVSTANADIDHTIDWAKGGPTDHGNLEHLCRRHHRFKTLGLWKACQPEPGVIEWTSPTGRIYRTEPFLELGPPETTPTRTPDPDPRPDSKQGNPGQTESALQEHLEDSIPPF; this is translated from the coding sequence ATGGATCAGCTCGGGAACACCGGACGGACAACCGAAGAACCAGGCAGTGAAGACCAGCAGCCAACGGGGCAGACTGGTGAAGCAGATGCGTCCCGTAAGCCTTGCACCCTGTCGGTGTACCGGGCGGAACTGGCTGCCCAGTCTTCCGGGACTGCTGACGCGAGTACGGACACTTCCGCTGCCACTCCCGAGGACGGCACCCGATCAGCCGAGAATCCCGTTCCTGATGCCGGGCCACGCCTTGTCGACCCCTCCGTCACCGAGCCAGCCGATCCCGGAGGTCCCACGGCCGCTGATTCCGGAGCCGACGCCTCTACTGCAGGCGCTTCCGAAGCCGGGATTCCTGCCGAGGGGTATCCGGACGGTTTTACCGGGACATTGGCGTTGCAGAACCTTGAATCCTTTGACGAGCAGATGGTCGGCGAAGCTCTGTCCCGGATGGCGCATGCGATGTCCTGGGTGCAGGCGCAGGAGGCCCGCCTAGTGAACCGGATGAAGGAGATTTTCCGGGACGATTTCCATGCCGCGTCGGGGCGGCTCGAACCCGGGATGGCGTTCAACCTCGCAGCTTCTGAATGCGCCGCCATCCTGAACGTTCCGCAAGTTACCGGGCAGCGGCTGATGTTCGAAGCTGGCATGCTGTGCGGGACTCACACCGCTACCCTGGCCGCGTTGGAAGAAGGGCAGCTTAGTTACCAGCACGCGCAGGTAGTGCTGGACCAGTGTGAGAACGTTCCCACCGAGAAACTGCCCGGGTTTGAGGCGGACCTGCTGAAGGCTGCAGAGGGGAAGACTAGGGCTCAGTTCGCCTGCAAAGCCCGGCGGCTGCGCGAAATGAAGTTTCCGGACACCGTCAGCAAAAGGCATCTGACCGCGTTCGAGAACCGCAAGGTCACCCTTGACCGCGAAGAAGATGGCATGTCCTGCCTGTCTGCCTATCTTCGGGCCGAGGAAGCCCAGCAGGTCTACACGACCCTTAGTACCGCTGCCCGTGGGGAACAGGCGGCCGGGGATTCCAGGTCCACCGATCAGCTGCGTGCCGACATTCTGGCCCAGCTGCTGATGGGCGGCCTCCGCTCAGGCTCGGGCGGGACGACTGACGGCGGTGGCCAGGCAGCCGGGAAGGCGAGTGCGGGCGGGACCAGGGCGGCCGGCGCCGGTGGGACCGGATGTGATGACGGCAGCGTCGTGCCGCGGGCGGAAATCATGGTCCTGATCAACGCCGAAACGCTCTTCGGAGCCGACGACAAGCCGGCCGAACTGCACGGTTACGGGCCCATCAGCGCCGAAGCGGCCCGACGGCTGGCCCGGAACGCTGCCGGCTGGACCGGTTTGGCGCAGGATCCGGAGACGGGAGAAATCCTGGGGGTGGGACGGCGCCGGAAAGTGCCGGCCGGCCTTAGACGCTGGCTCCGTGCAAGGGACGGAACCTGCAGGTTCCCCGGCTGCCGGGTCAGCACCGCGAACGCGGACATCGACCACACCATCGACTGGGCGAAGGGAGGGCCCACGGACCACGGGAACCTGGAACACCTCTGCCGCAGGCACCACCGGTTCAAGACCCTGGGCCTTTGGAAGGCCTGCCAACCTGAGCCGGGAGTGATCGAGTGGACCTCACCGACCGGACGCATTTACCGGACCGAGCCTTTCCTGGAACTCGGGCCACCGGAAACGACGCCCACCCGAACACCAGACCCTGACCCGCGACCGGATTCCAAGCAGGGAAACCCGGGACAAACCGAATCAGCGCTGCAAGAACATCTGGAGGACTCGATACCGCCGTTCTGA
- the zapE gene encoding cell division protein ZapE — protein sequence MAQLEHLTERTPQVSVDELLQGFFPSPRFGSVSFDSYRPDPAQPSQAKAVGAMRTFAADVDTPEPSALRKFFGGKKPETKAGFYLDGGFGVGKTHLLASLWHAVEGPKAFGTFVEYTNLVGALSFRKTVEALSAYNLVCIDEFELDDPGDTVLMSRLMRELADAGVKLAATSNTLPGSLGEGRFAAVDFQREIQVLADQFDVVRIDGEDYRHRGLPESPQPVSDGELESRMEAEFSGRTVAVDDFSELINHLSQVHPSRYRQLIDGVDAVAWHNVQTITEQSVALRFVVLADRLYDKDVPILASGVPFDQLFTKEMMAGGYMKKYFRAVSRLTALAREGQTGEAS from the coding sequence GTGGCACAACTCGAGCACCTGACAGAACGTACTCCCCAGGTATCGGTGGATGAACTGCTGCAGGGATTCTTCCCCTCGCCCCGGTTCGGCAGCGTGTCCTTCGATTCCTACCGGCCCGATCCGGCGCAGCCGTCGCAGGCCAAAGCCGTGGGCGCGATGCGCACCTTCGCCGCCGACGTCGACACCCCGGAGCCCAGTGCCCTGCGGAAGTTCTTCGGCGGTAAAAAGCCCGAGACCAAAGCCGGGTTCTACCTTGACGGTGGTTTCGGCGTCGGAAAGACCCACCTTCTGGCCTCCCTCTGGCACGCGGTGGAGGGCCCCAAGGCCTTCGGCACGTTCGTGGAGTACACCAACTTGGTGGGCGCGCTGTCCTTCCGCAAGACCGTGGAGGCGCTGAGCGCCTACAACCTGGTCTGCATCGACGAATTCGAACTCGACGATCCGGGCGATACAGTGCTGATGTCCCGCCTGATGCGGGAGCTGGCCGACGCCGGCGTGAAGCTCGCGGCGACCTCCAACACCCTGCCGGGTTCCCTGGGCGAAGGCCGCTTTGCCGCCGTCGATTTCCAGCGCGAGATCCAGGTCCTGGCGGACCAGTTCGACGTCGTCCGCATTGACGGCGAGGACTACCGCCACCGCGGGCTGCCGGAGTCCCCGCAGCCGGTCTCGGACGGCGAACTGGAAAGCCGGATGGAAGCGGAATTCTCGGGCCGGACCGTCGCCGTTGACGACTTCTCCGAACTGATCAACCACCTCTCCCAGGTCCACCCCAGCCGGTACCGCCAGCTGATCGACGGGGTCGACGCCGTGGCCTGGCACAACGTGCAGACCATTACCGAACAGTCCGTGGCGCTGCGCTTTGTAGTGCTGGCGGATCGGCTGTACGACAAGGATGTGCCGATCCTGGCGAGCGGTGTTCCGTTCGATCAGCTGTTCACCAAGGAAATGATGGCCGGCGGCTACATGAAGAAGTATTTCCGCGCCGTCTCGCGTTTGACCGCCCTGGCCCGCGAGGGCCAGACAGGCGAAGCGTCCTGA
- a CDS encoding antitoxin — protein sequence MSVFDELKGRAGELKEKATGFVGQNADKIKGGIDQAGNFVDQKTGRKYSSKIDGFQSKASEAVDKTNRNREPGAGSGPEQTPPA from the coding sequence GTGTCTGTATTTGACGAGCTCAAGGGCAGGGCCGGTGAGCTGAAGGAAAAGGCCACCGGATTTGTCGGACAGAATGCCGACAAGATCAAGGGCGGTATCGATCAGGCGGGGAACTTCGTGGACCAGAAGACCGGCCGCAAGTACTCCAGCAAGATCGATGGTTTCCAGAGCAAGGCCTCCGAAGCGGTTGATAAGACCAACCGCAACCGGGAGCCGGGTGCCGGCAGCGGCCCCGAGCAGACGCCTCCGGCCTAA
- a CDS encoding ScyD/ScyE family protein produces the protein MKKSSPALAVLAATAALGLAASPASAGGRHHPPSPPPAPVAGEVTTVADGLNSPLSFAVGRRGTLDVAQSFIGLLTRVTGGGEPEVLAAEPEGYGVAGVSRARGTTYYTAGIGAGTYNPETTIALLKSVDRDGNVETVADIAAYEFAENPDSINTYGFEEALPAECAAQLPPTLAPAPYTGLTDSNPVASLPSRDGVFVADAGMNALVLAGYDGSVSTVAVLPPIPFTVTAETAGAFGLPECIVGLTYSVEPVPTDVERGPDGALYVTALPGGLEGAAPGSVFRIDPATGVTELVAAGFFGATGLAVNDNGDIFVAELFGSRISVVPAGSDTPELFLEVNQPAALELRGDALYASVDALAGAAPTEPSTEEPPVAEPPAEPAPTAASIIRIELDNNCGRDHHHGGRHGHTGNGVRDGGEED, from the coding sequence GTGAAGAAATCATCACCTGCCCTCGCCGTCCTTGCCGCAACTGCAGCTCTGGGGCTGGCAGCCTCACCTGCGTCCGCCGGCGGCCGGCACCACCCGCCGTCACCCCCACCCGCTCCCGTTGCCGGGGAAGTGACCACCGTTGCCGACGGGCTGAACAGTCCCCTGAGCTTCGCCGTCGGCCGAAGGGGCACCCTCGACGTAGCCCAATCATTTATTGGACTTCTGACCCGCGTTACCGGCGGCGGCGAACCCGAAGTCCTCGCGGCGGAGCCCGAGGGTTATGGTGTTGCCGGCGTTTCCCGCGCGCGCGGGACCACCTACTACACGGCTGGTATCGGTGCGGGAACGTACAACCCGGAGACGACCATCGCGCTGCTGAAGTCAGTTGACCGGGACGGCAACGTTGAGACCGTCGCCGACATCGCCGCCTACGAATTCGCCGAGAATCCGGACAGCATCAACACCTACGGATTCGAGGAGGCGCTTCCCGCCGAATGTGCGGCACAGCTGCCGCCGACTCTCGCCCCTGCTCCCTACACCGGGCTGACGGACTCCAACCCCGTCGCTTCCCTGCCGTCCCGGGACGGAGTCTTTGTGGCCGACGCCGGGATGAATGCCCTGGTCCTGGCCGGGTACGACGGCAGCGTCTCCACGGTTGCCGTGCTGCCGCCGATACCGTTTACCGTTACCGCTGAGACGGCCGGAGCCTTCGGGTTGCCCGAGTGCATAGTGGGACTCACCTACAGCGTGGAACCCGTGCCGACCGACGTCGAACGCGGGCCCGACGGCGCCCTGTACGTCACCGCGCTGCCGGGAGGGCTGGAAGGAGCGGCCCCCGGATCGGTCTTCCGGATCGACCCAGCCACGGGCGTGACGGAACTTGTGGCCGCCGGCTTCTTCGGTGCCACCGGACTAGCAGTGAACGACAACGGAGACATCTTCGTGGCTGAACTGTTCGGCAGCCGGATTTCCGTGGTGCCGGCCGGATCGGACACCCCCGAGCTGTTCCTTGAGGTCAACCAGCCAGCCGCCCTGGAACTGCGCGGTGATGCTCTGTATGCCTCGGTGGATGCCCTGGCCGGCGCAGCACCGACCGAGCCCAGCACGGAGGAGCCGCCGGTGGCGGAACCTCCGGCAGAACCGGCTCCGACGGCCGCCAGCATCATCCGGATTGAGCTGGACAACAACTGCGGCAGGGACCACCACCACGGCGGCCGTCACGGTCATACCGGTAACGGTGTCCGCGACGGCGGCGAGGAGGACTAG
- a CDS encoding CPBP family glutamic-type intramembrane protease, with translation MSIGISEALGQAFGWGRLAVVLLQALLMTAIVVPGIVLLRRRLDHRGLDGLGLSRSAVRPLTLGVAVGAVTGVLVWLPAGLAGWIRVEEVDVAAFLGFLLLNGVVLALYEALPEELALRGYVWTNLRDGWGTAVATLVTTALFPFIGVVVGPVRWAVTTVLGGDGGHIEVFPAGNDPVVYIVQLVLFGLALIAARRIPLSGALLVAVAFHWTQLTVTRTILGGTGWLDSGWTITFVEPDAIALVLVHIVLAGIVFVAIRRRLERRAGQAGSGETGSR, from the coding sequence GTGTCGATCGGAATTTCGGAAGCCCTGGGTCAAGCTTTTGGCTGGGGGCGGCTGGCTGTAGTCCTGCTGCAGGCACTCCTGATGACCGCCATTGTGGTGCCGGGCATCGTGCTGCTGCGTCGTAGGCTGGACCACCGCGGTCTGGACGGGCTCGGCCTCAGCCGGTCAGCCGTCCGCCCGCTGACCCTGGGCGTCGCCGTCGGCGCCGTGACCGGAGTTCTCGTCTGGCTACCCGCAGGCCTGGCCGGGTGGATACGTGTGGAAGAGGTCGACGTCGCCGCTTTCCTGGGCTTCCTCCTCTTGAACGGCGTGGTGCTGGCCCTCTATGAGGCGCTTCCGGAGGAACTGGCCCTGCGCGGGTATGTATGGACGAACCTGCGGGACGGCTGGGGGACCGCGGTCGCGACGCTGGTGACCACGGCCCTGTTCCCGTTCATTGGAGTGGTGGTTGGTCCGGTGCGGTGGGCTGTCACCACGGTGCTCGGGGGCGACGGCGGGCACATCGAGGTGTTCCCGGCAGGCAATGACCCGGTTGTCTATATCGTGCAGCTGGTGCTGTTCGGGCTGGCGCTCATAGCGGCCCGCCGCATCCCTCTGTCCGGGGCGTTGCTGGTGGCGGTTGCATTCCACTGGACGCAGCTGACGGTCACCCGCACGATTCTCGGCGGAACGGGATGGCTCGACTCAGGATGGACCATCACATTTGTTGAACCGGACGCTATCGCTCTTGTGCTGGTGCACATAGTCCTTGCCGGCATTGTCTTCGTAGCCATACGGCGGCGGCTGGAGCGCCGGGCCGGCCAAGCGGGGTCGGGGGAAACGGGCTCCCGCTAA
- a CDS encoding TetR/AcrR family transcriptional regulator: MEPTETPATRDKERTRRAIIDAASRMFYTHGANVSLADIAAAAGVSKGALTHHFTTRSALEEAILVDVSQRFRDAVHERLDLSEDRPGRLLRAYIRTLTDDDAAARDVFSAGSLLLIIGSDQTGQEVLKADAEKWRKAFDADGIDSVQSLIIRYAAEGIAASVGTPYLTAAELKAARARLLAMAEPA, from the coding sequence GTGGAACCCACTGAAACACCTGCTACGCGCGATAAGGAACGGACGCGGCGGGCCATCATCGACGCCGCGTCCCGAATGTTCTACACGCACGGCGCGAACGTCAGCCTTGCTGACATTGCGGCAGCAGCCGGAGTGTCCAAGGGTGCGCTGACCCACCACTTCACCACCAGAAGCGCCCTTGAGGAAGCAATCCTGGTGGACGTGTCACAGCGCTTCCGGGACGCGGTCCACGAGCGCTTGGATTTATCAGAGGACCGGCCGGGCAGGCTGCTCCGCGCGTACATCCGGACTTTGACCGACGACGACGCCGCAGCACGAGACGTCTTCTCGGCCGGTTCGCTCCTGCTCATTATCGGGAGTGACCAGACCGGCCAGGAGGTGCTTAAGGCAGATGCGGAGAAATGGCGGAAAGCTTTCGACGCCGACGGTATCGATTCCGTCCAGTCGTTGATTATCCGCTATGCGGCTGAAGGAATCGCTGCCTCTGTCGGAACCCCCTACCTGACTGCGGCTGAACTCAAAGCCGCCCGCGCCCGCCTTCTTGCGATGGCGGAACCTGCTTAG
- a CDS encoding MFS transporter: MSTYPHISPAKAGRKEWLALIVLILTVTLLAIDGTVLYMAVPALTAELAPTATQILWIGDIYSFVLAGLLVTMGNLADRIGRKRLLMIGSIAFGGASLLAAFAPSAEILIAARALLGIAGATIMPSTLSIIRNLFHDPIQRTRAIAIWSAGAMAGGAVGPLVGGALLEFFWWGSVFLINVPVIALIVVLGIWLLPESRNPDAGRIDLVSAVLSVLAIVPVVYAVKQVVGQGIDWSVFPGLLLGLAAGWVFVRRQQRLETPLVDISLFRIPAFGGAVAANALSIFAFFGLLFFFSQYLQLVRGYSPFWAGMAEMPATVASLAVVGVVGFALSKLGLGRAIAAGLLIGALGLAMLGLTEGLPSYLGIGIALAVIGLGTGLAMTLSTDAVVAAAPPARAGAASSIAETAYELGVALGIGVLGSVQTALYRAQLEVPAGTPPEAAAALQDSLASAAGELGGTDDALLALAQQAFTHGMQVTSFIAAALLVVAAVIAWRLIPSAKNTGDARGTH, translated from the coding sequence ATGAGCACGTACCCCCACATCTCTCCGGCCAAAGCGGGGCGCAAGGAATGGCTCGCGCTCATCGTCCTGATCCTGACCGTGACCCTGCTGGCCATTGATGGAACCGTCCTCTACATGGCTGTCCCCGCGCTGACTGCCGAGCTTGCGCCTACCGCGACACAGATCCTCTGGATCGGTGACATTTATTCGTTTGTCCTGGCCGGGCTGCTGGTAACCATGGGCAACCTCGCGGACCGGATCGGCCGTAAACGGCTCCTGATGATCGGGAGCATCGCCTTCGGCGGTGCCTCTCTGCTGGCGGCCTTCGCACCTTCCGCGGAGATCCTGATTGCGGCCCGCGCTTTGCTGGGTATTGCCGGCGCGACCATCATGCCGTCAACCCTGTCGATCATCCGCAACCTGTTCCACGATCCGATCCAGCGGACGCGGGCCATAGCTATTTGGTCTGCCGGAGCAATGGCAGGCGGCGCGGTCGGGCCGCTGGTAGGCGGCGCCCTGCTGGAATTCTTCTGGTGGGGTTCGGTCTTCCTGATCAACGTTCCGGTGATCGCCCTCATCGTGGTCCTTGGCATTTGGCTCCTACCCGAGTCGCGCAATCCCGACGCCGGAAGAATCGACCTCGTTTCCGCCGTGCTTTCCGTGCTGGCCATTGTGCCGGTGGTCTACGCCGTCAAGCAGGTGGTCGGTCAAGGGATCGATTGGTCCGTCTTCCCGGGCCTCCTCCTTGGTCTGGCCGCCGGGTGGGTTTTCGTCCGGCGGCAGCAAAGGCTGGAAACACCCCTGGTCGACATCAGCCTGTTCCGCATTCCAGCCTTCGGCGGAGCGGTTGCCGCCAACGCGCTTTCCATCTTTGCCTTCTTCGGACTGCTGTTCTTCTTCTCCCAATACCTGCAATTAGTCCGCGGATACTCCCCCTTCTGGGCCGGCATGGCCGAAATGCCCGCGACGGTTGCTTCCCTGGCCGTTGTGGGTGTGGTCGGGTTCGCCTTGTCCAAGCTGGGTCTGGGGCGTGCGATTGCAGCCGGCCTGCTCATCGGTGCCCTCGGGCTGGCGATGCTCGGGCTGACCGAAGGGCTGCCCAGCTACCTGGGCATAGGAATTGCACTGGCGGTGATCGGCCTGGGGACGGGCCTGGCCATGACGCTGTCCACGGATGCCGTGGTGGCTGCGGCTCCGCCGGCACGTGCCGGTGCCGCATCCTCTATCGCCGAGACGGCCTATGAGCTCGGTGTTGCCCTGGGCATCGGGGTCCTCGGATCGGTCCAGACCGCCCTCTACCGGGCGCAGCTGGAGGTTCCCGCCGGCACCCCGCCCGAAGCGGCGGCGGCGTTGCAGGATTCCCTGGCCAGCGCCGCCGGCGAACTGGGCGGAACCGATGACGCATTGCTGGCCCTGGCGCAGCAGGCGTTCACGCACGGCATGCAGGTGACATCGTTTATTGCTGCCGCGCTGCTGGTGGTGGCCGCGGTTATCGCCTGGCGGCTTATCCCGTCTGCTAAGAACACCGGAGACGCCCGTGGAACCCACTGA
- a CDS encoding SDR family oxidoreductase: protein MSIAIFGATGQLGGLTIDSLIGRGTAPGNILALGRNRDRLSELADRGLRTAQVDLNVATTAAGVLDGVEKVLLISMSEPGRRVPQHATAVEAAQDAGVRHLVYTSVLDAPTSVLALAPDHRATEELITASGIPSTFLRHGWYTENHRQEFDAARRTGVVANSVGSGRIASAPRRDYAEAAAVVLSTPGHEGTAYELSGDTAWTYWEFAAAAQEVLGTPVRYEVLTPAEEQKQLIGLGLDEGTAGFLGTLNANMHDGALAPAPGELSKLIGRPTEPLIDTMRSWID, encoded by the coding sequence ATGAGCATTGCCATCTTCGGTGCAACCGGACAGCTCGGCGGCCTCACCATCGACTCCCTGATAGGACGCGGCACCGCCCCGGGGAACATTCTTGCCCTCGGCCGCAACCGGGACCGCCTGTCCGAGCTTGCCGACCGCGGCCTGCGTACCGCACAGGTTGACCTCAACGTCGCCACCACCGCAGCCGGTGTGCTGGACGGCGTCGAAAAGGTCCTGCTTATTTCCATGAGCGAACCGGGACGGCGCGTGCCGCAGCACGCCACCGCGGTGGAAGCGGCGCAGGATGCCGGGGTCCGTCACCTGGTCTACACGTCGGTTCTTGACGCGCCGACGTCGGTACTCGCCCTCGCTCCGGATCATCGGGCCACGGAGGAGCTCATCACCGCCTCCGGCATTCCGTCGACCTTTCTGCGTCACGGTTGGTACACGGAAAACCACCGGCAGGAGTTCGACGCCGCACGCCGGACGGGCGTCGTTGCCAACAGCGTGGGTTCAGGCCGCATTGCCAGCGCTCCGCGCCGGGATTATGCCGAGGCGGCCGCCGTCGTGCTGAGCACTCCGGGCCATGAGGGCACGGCCTATGAGTTGTCCGGGGACACGGCCTGGACCTACTGGGAGTTCGCGGCTGCCGCTCAGGAGGTGCTTGGCACTCCCGTCCGCTACGAGGTCCTGACACCGGCGGAGGAACAGAAACAACTGATCGGCCTCGGACTCGATGAGGGGACCGCTGGATTCCTGGGCACGCTCAATGCCAACATGCACGACGGCGCGCTGGCTCCGGCGCCGGGAGAGCTGTCCAAGCTGATCGGAAGGCCTACCGAGCCGCTGATCGACACGATGCGTTCCTGGATCGACTGA
- a CDS encoding SRPBCC domain-containing protein, protein MPLTSVSADNGSLAIAWSFSASVEAVWNGLTDAGLLSQWLGRPIECDVRTGGTVAVDHGEGYRSRSVITEMARPQKLAMTWEFPEEPVSRIAIRLRTVDAGTLLEFAHHDLGTLVDSYGPGWITHLTYLEAAVAGAALPNAQFWPLHSTLETLYAAHLEQKRITA, encoded by the coding sequence ATGCCGCTGACTTCCGTCTCCGCCGACAATGGTTCCCTGGCGATCGCCTGGTCCTTTTCCGCATCGGTTGAGGCCGTCTGGAACGGATTGACCGATGCCGGCTTGCTGTCCCAATGGCTGGGCCGGCCGATCGAATGCGATGTGCGAACCGGCGGAACGGTCGCCGTCGACCACGGCGAAGGCTACAGATCCCGCAGCGTCATCACGGAAATGGCCCGCCCGCAGAAGCTGGCCATGACCTGGGAGTTCCCGGAGGAACCTGTTTCCCGGATCGCCATCCGGCTGCGCACCGTCGATGCCGGAACACTGCTGGAATTCGCGCACCACGATCTCGGGACCCTTGTGGATTCCTACGGGCCCGGTTGGATCACCCACCTGACGTATCTGGAGGCCGCCGTCGCCGGCGCTGCACTTCCCAACGCACAGTTCTGGCCGCTGCATTCCACTCTGGAGACGCTGTATGCGGCCCACCTGGAGCAGAAGCGGATTACGGCCTGA
- a CDS encoding GNAT family N-acetyltransferase, with amino-acid sequence MDIRPLDLTNDADMAAAYRVESSANQNVRTGWTPLGREARILGWRTPNGWRNHLFGAWNGTTLLGFAAAMNSADTPDTTWIFVWVDPAHQNTGVGSALARAAEDASPASTTRFVASAYRSTTAEIDALTRKFASPLGYTAATTETVVELDLRDAQLTGPTTAPGYEISTYVNGVPERFREQVGQIKGLVDAEAPNGELGWGETPVSPAEYAEEIDLWVAQGSTVIESIAVDLNANVAAWTCLLAATHPGRPAQIEGTLVVTGHRGHGLGAAVKLASLHRAVESGNVSRVRTSSDDQNVWMRSINTRLGFTPVETEIILQKKNVRP; translated from the coding sequence ATGGACATCCGCCCGCTGGACCTCACTAATGACGCCGACATGGCTGCTGCGTACCGCGTTGAATCCTCAGCTAACCAAAATGTCCGGACCGGATGGACTCCCCTCGGCCGGGAAGCACGTATTCTCGGGTGGCGCACACCCAACGGATGGCGAAACCATTTGTTTGGAGCCTGGAACGGGACCACGCTGCTTGGCTTTGCTGCCGCGATGAATTCAGCGGACACTCCGGACACCACGTGGATATTTGTCTGGGTCGATCCTGCCCACCAGAACACGGGAGTTGGATCCGCGCTGGCCCGTGCAGCGGAAGATGCGAGTCCGGCGTCGACCACGAGGTTCGTGGCAAGCGCCTACCGCTCCACCACAGCCGAAATCGATGCGCTCACCCGGAAGTTCGCCTCCCCGCTGGGCTATACCGCGGCAACCACCGAAACCGTCGTCGAACTTGACCTCCGCGACGCCCAGTTGACCGGCCCGACGACGGCGCCGGGCTACGAGATCTCGACGTACGTCAACGGCGTCCCGGAACGGTTCCGGGAACAAGTGGGACAGATCAAAGGCCTGGTGGACGCCGAGGCCCCCAACGGTGAGCTCGGCTGGGGCGAGACCCCGGTCTCCCCTGCTGAATACGCGGAAGAAATCGACCTGTGGGTGGCTCAGGGATCCACAGTCATTGAATCCATTGCCGTGGACCTGAACGCAAACGTGGCGGCCTGGACCTGTTTGCTCGCCGCCACCCATCCCGGCCGCCCGGCGCAGATTGAAGGAACGCTCGTGGTTACCGGCCACCGCGGCCACGGACTCGGGGCAGCTGTGAAGCTGGCGTCGCTGCACCGTGCTGTTGAGAGTGGAAATGTCTCCAGAGTCCGGACCAGCAGCGATGATCAGAATGTCTGGATGCGTTCCATCAACACCCGGCTTGGTTTTACGCCCGTCGAGACGGAGATCATCCTGCAGAAGAAAAACGTCAGGCCGTAA
- a CDS encoding PD-(D/E)XK nuclease family protein, whose protein sequence is MTEPALAHATEYGRMYSRSLSEPPTVPSITTVISQGSTSLDGWHSYMAASAVVKDPKLTAALGSPSQLRSVVKEASSASERYRDAAAQRGTRVHFYCEQVALRALGRPHEVERAREDLAARGEHQFADRFDEWWKLYDVQPIAPEITVWNAELGYAGTLDLVARIGGRLCLIDYKTKNTDRDGQVKQLDDKVVMQLVAGMKAQESLVDAAAGTWEPWAYGQDPLLLGVAVGQTEVRPMRANPDVLPQHWFKFCALRRVWQTSIDAVAAGRALLPVPPPPVGAHETPAPRAAPPAASAPETADPQTSVPAGAPQP, encoded by the coding sequence ATGACTGAACCAGCACTGGCCCACGCCACCGAATACGGCCGCATGTACTCGCGGTCGCTTTCCGAGCCGCCCACGGTCCCGTCCATCACCACAGTGATTTCCCAGGGCTCCACCTCCCTGGACGGCTGGCACAGCTATATGGCGGCCTCCGCCGTCGTGAAGGATCCCAAGCTCACCGCCGCGCTCGGCAGCCCGTCCCAGCTGCGTTCCGTAGTGAAGGAAGCGTCCTCGGCCTCCGAACGCTACCGCGACGCCGCTGCCCAGCGGGGTACACGCGTCCACTTCTACTGCGAACAGGTGGCGCTCCGGGCCCTGGGCCGGCCGCATGAAGTTGAACGCGCCCGCGAGGACCTGGCCGCCCGCGGAGAGCACCAGTTCGCGGACCGGTTCGACGAATGGTGGAAGCTCTACGACGTCCAGCCCATCGCCCCGGAAATTACCGTGTGGAATGCCGAACTCGGCTACGCAGGCACCCTGGATCTCGTGGCGCGCATCGGCGGCCGGCTTTGCCTGATCGACTACAAAACCAAGAACACTGACCGAGACGGCCAGGTCAAACAGCTGGATGACAAAGTAGTTATGCAGCTTGTTGCAGGCATGAAGGCACAGGAATCCCTGGTCGACGCCGCTGCCGGCACCTGGGAGCCGTGGGCATACGGCCAGGACCCGCTGCTGCTCGGAGTCGCCGTTGGACAGACCGAGGTGCGTCCCATGCGGGCCAACCCGGACGTGCTGCCCCAGCACTGGTTCAAGTTCTGCGCGCTGCGGCGGGTCTGGCAGACCAGCATCGACGCCGTTGCCGCCGGCCGTGCCCTGCTTCCCGTGCCGCCGCCCCCGGTGGGAGCACACGAAACCCCTGCCCCGCGGGCTGCACCTCCCGCCGCCTCCGCCCCCGAGACTGCAGATCCGCAGACTTCAGTGCCGGCAGGCGCTCCGCAGCCCTGA